In Penicillium psychrofluorescens genome assembly, chromosome: 5, a single window of DNA contains:
- a CDS encoding uncharacterized protein (ID:PFLUO_008283-T1.cds;~source:funannotate), with translation MMSLVLTIFLVNLAIYLVNTIGATTFDNLIWILYLKLPTSTARKGRDLQTKKREVLQLKREMNNTSSQDEFAKWAKLRRRHDKSMEEYDTLSKSLSSQKTSFDWTVKTARWLSTNGLKLFLQFWYSKKPVFALPEAWFPYYVEWVLSFPRAPLGSVSVQVWSNVCAAAIAAVADMGGSVLVGMAQQRRAVPVAGAGAGAGADAKKTE, from the exons ATGATGTCTCTCGTCctcaccatcttcctcgtGAACCTGGCAATCTACCTGGTCAACACAATCGGCGCAACCACATTCGACAACCTG ATATGGATCCTCTACCTCAAACTCCCAACCTCAACCGCCCGCAAGGGCCGCGACCTACAAACCAAAAAGCGCGAGGTCCTCCAGCTCAAGCGCGAGATGAACAACACCAGCTCGCAGGACGAGTTCGCCAAGTGGGCTAAGTTGCGGAGACGGCACGACAAGAGCATGGAGGAGTACGACACGCTGA GCAAATCCCTCTCATCCCAAAAAACCTCCTTTGACTGGACCGTCAAGACCGCGCGCTGGCTAAGCACAAACGGCCTCAAGCTGTTCCTGCAGTTCTGGTACTCCAAGAAACCTGTCTTTGCCCTTCCGGAGGCTTGGTTCCCGTATTACGTGGAGTGGGTGCTGTCCTTCCCCCGTGCACCATTGGGCTCAGTCAGCGTCCAGGTCTGGAGCAATGTGTGCGCGGCAGCAATTGCAGCCGTGGCCGATATGGGGGGATCGGTACTGGTGGGTATGGCTCAGCAGCGTAGGGCTGTACCGGTggctggagctggagctggagctggagctgatGCGAAGAAGACGGAGTGA
- a CDS encoding uncharacterized protein (ID:PFLUO_008289-T1.cds;~source:funannotate) has translation MSTKHIEKVAIVGASGRIGGAFAEALAKTGKHTVTALTREGSNGQVPNNVKVIPVNYEDDASIIKALEGQQFLVITIGVRAPEDLHKRIATAAGKAGVPYIMPNTYSYPVIPESINKENPYGKVVIDRINDTKNGVSSFVVLECGFWYEWSLATGEQWFGFTIKDRKVTFFDDGNRTVTVSTWDQCGRALAALLSLPESGASSSVADFKNEHCRIFSFRVSQRDMLDSLHRVLGTTDADWEITFEPVAKRVKDGTEEMANGHFLGFPKMLYGGVFLSSNETSDFAATMSTANEALGLPVEDLDKATKRTVEMVENGWNPFAA, from the exons ATGTCTACTAAGCATATCGAGAAAGTCGCCATCGTTGGC GCCTCCGGCCGCATTGGCGGAGCCTTTGCTGAGGCGCTAGCAAAGACAGGGAAACATACCGTCACAGCCCTAACCCGCGAGGGCAGCAACGGCCAGGTTCCCAACAATGTCAAGGTCATCCCGGTGAACTATGAGGACGATGCATCTATTATCAAAGCTCTCGAGGGCCAGCAGTTCCTCGTTATTACTATTGGTGTCCGTGCTCCAGAAGATCTCCATAAAAGAATCGCTACGGCCGCTGGAAAGGCGGGTGTTCCTTACATCATGCCCAATACATACAGCTACCCCGTTATCCCCGAGAGCATCAATAAAGAAAATCCTTACGGGAAGGTGGTAATCGACCGGATCAATGATACTAAGAACGGGGTGTCATCCTTCGTGGTGCTGGAATGCGGTTTCTGGTACGAATGGAGCCTAGCAACGGGCGAGCAGTGGTTTGGCTTCACGATCAAAGATCGCAAAGTCACGTTTTTCGACGATGGCAACCGAACCGTCACCGTCAGTACCTGGGACCAGTGCGGTCGTGCTCTGGCGGCACTGCTTAGTTTACCTGAGTCCGGGGCAAGCTCCTCTGTCGCCGACTTCAAGAATGAGCACTGTAGGATCTTTAGCTTCCGTGTCTCACAGCGTGACATGCTCGATAGTCTGCATCGCGTCCTGGGAACTACGGATGCGGACTGGGAAATCACATTCGAGCCCGTTGCTAAGCGCGTGAAAGACGGCAccgaggagatggcgaaTGGACATTTCTTGGGATTCCCCAAGATGTTATATGGTGGAGTCTTTTTGTCTAGCAATGAGACCAGTGACTTTGCAGCCACAATGTCGACAGCTAATGAAGCTCTTGGTCTGCCTGTGGAGGACCTAGACAAAGcgacgaagaggacggtGGAGATGGTTGAAAATGGATGGAACCCCTTTGCCGCATAG
- a CDS encoding uncharacterized protein (ID:PFLUO_008281-T1.cds;~source:funannotate) has protein sequence MHCLARRLQPFAFSFLAASALAAGLENQNILFLEPSSLYKLPVDFNGNSSQSFLQTDGLFKGTARQARFQMVKPFIAYDDEFANLFAADATLELIYNSSDGNPVSDEMGIWVWDHNQVWMSSAGVGNVSYTYILDLNKHTVKPLDVSSNGISIVNPNGGGYFNGKVYIAGTGNMSIPPAIYEVDPVTHEAQVVVDSYFGLRFNGPNDLTWAKRQDKSWLFFTDDPLSYYFNNGKYPTIPDAVWRWDPAEKTVLPVIDRTDILVPNGIRVNKDSTKLYITDTPSQLIPGSGFQEVSSMELYYGSDSSSIYVFDLSEDGFPHNKRLLGIAQRGIPDGLHLDDAGRIWTGEQDGIVVRSPTGKVLGMINALAIQGEQVVDSNKMPLQNFALAGYKIIIFAFTKIYQVQLSHTIVKNMT, from the coding sequence ATGCACTGTCTGGCACGAAGACTGCAGCCTTTTGCCTTTTCATTCCTGGCGGCCAGTGCTTTGGCAGCTGGCCTGGAGAACCAAAACATCCTATTTTTGGAGCCAAGCTCGCTCTACAAGCTGCCTGTCGACTTCAATGGCAATTCTTCTCAATCTTTCCTCCAAACAGATGGCCTCTTCAAAGGTACAGCCCGACAGGCTAGGTTCCAAATGGTGAAGCCCTTCATCGCATACGACGACGAATTTGCCAATCtcttcgccgccgacgcTACCCTCGAACTTATCTACAATAGTTCCGACGGTAACCCAGTGTCAGATGAAATGGGTATTTGGGTTTGGGATCATAACCAGGTGTGGATGTCCTCAGCCGGTGTAGGCAACGTCAGCTACACCTACATCCTGGACTTGAACAAGCACACCGTCAAGCCATTAGACGTCTCGTCAAATGGGATTTCAATTGTCAATCCGAATGGTGGAGGATACTTCAATGGGAAAGTTTACATTGCTGGAACCGGCAATATGTCTATTCCTCCGGCTATTTACGAAGTCGATCCAGTCACTCATGAGGCGCAGGTGGTTGTGGATAGCTATTTCGGACTGAGGTTCAACGGGCCAAACGACTTGACCTGGGCtaaaagacaagacaaatCATGGCTTTTTTTCACAGACGATCCCTTAAGCTACTATTTCAACAACGGCAAATATCCCACTATCCCCGATGCCGTCTGGCGCTGGGATCCCGCAGAGAAGACCGTACTCCCCGTCATCGATCGCACAGATATCCTCGTTCCCAATGGAATCCGAGTAAACAAAGACAGCACCAAGCTCTATATCACGGACACGCCAAGCCAACTGATCCCAGGCAGTGGGTTCCAGGAGGTGTCTTCGATGGAGCTCTACTACGGTAGCGACAGCTCCTCAATCTATGTCTTCGACCTCAGTGAAGACGGTTTCCCTCACAACAAGCGCTTATTAGGTATCGCGCAACGCGGAATCCCTGATGGTTTACACCTTGATGACGCTGGCCGTATCTGGACAGGTGAGCAAGATGGAATTGTGGTTCGCAGCCCGACTGGCAAAGTCCTCGGGATGATAAATGCGCTGGCGATTCAAGGAGAACAAGTCGTCGATTCCAATAAAATGCCTTTGCAGAATTTTGCTTTGGCAGGATACAAGATCATTATTTTCGCATTTACCAAGATCTACCAAGTTCAGCTGAGTCACACCATTGTGAAGAATATGACCTAG
- a CDS encoding uncharacterized protein (ID:PFLUO_008285-T1.cds;~source:funannotate), which produces MTRGNQRDNDRAKAQKKAAGSKGKNSLSGSQFAKAKEDAAAIMREKQKKANEKQAAEAAGGKKN; this is translated from the exons ATGACTCGCGGCAACCAGCGCGACAACGACCGGGCCAAagcccagaagaaggccgccgGTTCG AAAGGCAAGAACAGTCTGAGTGGATCCCAGTTCGCCAAGGCAAAGGAGGATGCTGCGGCGATTATGCgcgagaagcagaagaagg CGAATGAGAAGCAGGCTGCTGAAGCGGCGGGCGGAAAGAAAAATTGA
- a CDS encoding uncharacterized protein (ID:PFLUO_008290-T1.cds;~source:funannotate), which produces MAGFEISFSTIKPVLIFFGPIIITRLLSAYRSLRVSVSTRPPPRPLPAAPGRALNILFGGIVLFLLLSLPFNPHAPSPNVFAATRSRINTPTNVIFDRLARLQSNGKLSDFEALLQTKFTSSDARKIYLTYGPDALASCQYCTLGNRVTYLLYYIPFNVLLPQLVHLLILGVATSAPIAGQESARWRNKFTIAGLALFIFDLYAVYSYDPMQAASAAVRAGVAPPASFYNKVTLLRPLVFAVCDSICASIIWLSATHRFFFKPPSQPEQVDNAITAALAALTNTNSKLHGSNVTRNAVVRDKALKTRDDAYWQTVVSMENPARAPGEVGRGMTVGNVWEEEDVARAVSRTMAGQGGVDVAQLGVKANEFVRDITEGLDG; this is translated from the exons ATGGCCGGCTTCGAGATCTCATTCAGCAC CATCAAACCggtcctcatcttcttcggtccGATCATCATCACACGCCTTCTCAGCGCCTACCGCAGCCTGCGCGTATCCGTCTCAactcgtcctcctcctcgccccCTTCCCGCCGCACCCGGTCGAGCATTGAACATCCTATTCGGCGGCATCGttctcttcctgctcctcagCTTACCCTTCAATCCCCACGCCCCGAGTCCGAATGTCTTCGCTGCCACCCGCTCGCGGATCAACACGCCGACAAATGTCATCTTCGATCGCCTCGCGCGGCTCCAGTCCAATGGCAAACTGAGCGACTTCGAGGCCTTGCTCCAGACGAAGTTTACTTCCAGCGATGCTCGCAAGATCTATCTCACCTATGGCCCGGACGCCCTGGCCTCGTGCCAGTACTGCACGCTCGGCAACAGAGTCACATACCTACTCTACTACATCCCCTTCAATGTCCTGCTCCCGCAACTGGTGCACCTCCTGATCCTGGGCGTAGCCACCTCCGCTCCCATAGCGGGCCAGGAGTCTGCGCGCTGGCGCAACAAATTCACCATCGCGGGACTggccctcttcatctttgACCTCTACGCGGTCTACTCCTACGATCCAATGCAAGCggcctccgccgccgtgcGAGCCGGCGTCGCCCCGCCAGCGAGCTTCTACAACAAAGtcaccctcctccgaccACTAGTCTTCGCAGTCTGCGACTCAATCTGCGCAAGCATCATCTGGCTCTCCGCTACGCATCGCTTCTTCTTTAAGCCGCCGTCTCAGCCTGAGCAAGTCGACAATGCAATCACTGCTGCGTTGGCTGCGCTGACCAACACAAACTCCAAACTACATGGCTCGAATGTGACGCGCAATGCGGTCGTGCGTGACAAGGCGCTCAAGACCCGTGATGACGCGTACTGGCAGACCGTTGTCTCAATGGAGAATCCTGCTCGGGCGCCTGGAGAGGTTGGTAGGGGTATGACCGTTGGCAATGtttgggaggaagaagacgttGCGAGAGCTGTGTCGAGGACTATGGCGGGTCAGGGGGGTGTGGACGTTGCGCAGCTGGGAGTTAAGGCGAATGAGTTTGTGCGCGATATCACGGAAGGATTGGATGGTTGA
- a CDS encoding uncharacterized protein (ID:PFLUO_008284-T1.cds;~source:funannotate): MSDPQQAYHQLTNTFTKRNNTVLEIEILPTSLGSPFLQDGNFVGITKKALVQAYTVARRHFDKLKHMSDSELQDKLSGPDKCGVNPSLSAVTEVMLLFDCEHLTACNWRKRWLLQAVVAQGLDAADTVRALEMELTLLTSYQCSPLHRHTKSPTLWHHRLWTVKQLLKPRQHNGNGNDNAEEMVELQSMELGIVLRAAELHPRNYYAFSYMRQLYALLSPTREDELGRNMLNPVLDWCLAHPRDISGWMFGVYVLEQISERSVTADALARVLRFARDVGWEGESLWTFVDRMVCQFDLQDVFESIIPCTGDTAENVAGAVSKPPERRWTTRLARAKAYWSTNRQDTPPY; encoded by the coding sequence ATGTCCGACCCTCAGCAGGCATACCACCAACTTACCAATACCTTCACCAAAAGAAACAACACCGTCCTCGAAATTGAGATCCTGCCCACGAGCCTAGGGTCCCCGTTCCTGCAGGATGGCAACTTCGTCGGAATCACCAAGAAGGCCCTGGTGCAAGCCTACACGGTCGCGCGCCGACACTTCGACAAGCTGAAGCACATGTCCGACTCGGAACTCCAAGACAAACTTTCAGGCCCCGACAAATGTGGTGTTAATCCGTCGCTCTCGGCCGTTACGGAGGTTATGCTCCTCTTTGACTGCGAGCATCTGACGGCCTGTAACTGGCGCAAACGCTGGCTGCTACAGGCTGTCGTCGCTCAAGGACTGGATGCAGCTGACACAGTGCGagcgctggagatggaacTTACGCTTCTGACGAGTTATCAGTGTTCGCCGCTGCACCGGCATACCAAGTCTCCGACGCTGTGGCATCATCGGCTATGGACGGTGAAACAGCTGCTCAAACCTCGGCAGCAcaatggcaatggcaatgaCAATGCCGAGGAAATGGTGGAGCTTCAGAGTATGGAATTAGGGATCGTGCTCCGTGCCGCGGAGCTGCACCCGAGGAATTACTACGCCTTCAGCTACATGCGCCAGCTCTACGCTCTGCTATCGCCGACCCGGGAAGATGAACTTGGTCGCAACATGCTCAACCCAGTCCTTGACTGGTGTCTGGCGCATCCGCGCGATATCTCCGGGTGGATGTTTGGGGTTTATGTTCTCGAGCAGATCTCCGAGCGATCTGTCACAGCTGATGCGCTCGCGCGAGTACTGCGGTTTGCGCGAGATGTCGGCTGGGAGGGCGAGAGTTTGTGGACGTTTGTCGATCGGATGGTCTGTCAATTTGACTTGCAGGATGTGTTTGAGAGCATTATTCCCTGCACAGGCGATACGGCTGAGAATGTTGCTGGTGCTGTCTCTAAACCCCCCGAGCGACGCTGGACAACCCGGCTGGCCCGAGCCAAAGCATACTGGAGTACAAATAGACAAGATACGCCACCCTATTAA
- a CDS encoding uncharacterized protein (ID:PFLUO_008280-T1.cds;~source:funannotate), with the protein MVVEEAQNVYYEVLKALIAGFGWEPPEKTAGETFYEWLDGIVSIFDLTFGYFCVCVGLVCLIVGVLTLLSHRYRAGYSRLRYISIGANILVGLGISLLSTMVLTDAAEDLGMTSWALSGLTLILLALVVLQHLSGGPLDPESGECPEPESKYD; encoded by the exons ATGGTGGTAGAAGAAGCCCAAAACGTGTATTATGAGGTTCTCAAAGCACTCATCGCAGGTTTCGGCTGGGAGCCACCGGAGAAAACAGCCGGCGAGACCTTTTATGAATGGCTGGATGGAATTGTATCAATTTTCGACCTCACTTTCG GATACTTCTGCGTCTGCGTCGGCCTGGTCTGTTTGATAGTGGGAGTTCTCACACTACTCTCGCACAGATATCGCGCCGGCTATTCCCGTTTGCGGTATATCAGTATCGGCgccaacatcctcgtcgggctAGGTATAAGTCTACTCAGCACCATGGTTTTGACCGACGCAGCAGAGGACCTGGGCATGACGTCTTGGGCACTTTCGGGACTCACATTGATATTGCTTGCCT TGGTCGTGTTGCAACACTTGTCTGGTGGGCCTCTGGATCCTGAATCTGGGGAGTGTCCGGAGCCTGAATCGAAGTATGATTAG
- a CDS encoding uncharacterized protein (ID:PFLUO_008288-T1.cds;~source:funannotate): MRVAGFISLLAVLLARVEAAPKALKPHERHTQHHTSTAVSHQTKLGQSAHKGPVPTVTVERSKTIFRTVTVSTTVHSTTTKKLKPMTVTDTAFTTSTAYVTASANTDVVTDTWTEFDTATVTVTPAPISVTVGSDTTTTTTTTSTIATADGFIPIVSSLPTALPMQEQRRGLEKRSNAVSIKDMRHPQSVTCIKEVIVEIIIIEIFIGAPITKTVCAPRVTTHKTSAVTTTSTIIPADVLTTDCEIVTCTITSATTLPPTTQTVTTPVIVTESSTTSAFAACATNNIAGAPLSPDFGDLTSLYIDGLSWLPGTTLTNNGATTPYDCCASCIQDDSCAFSYFEIQGSSCLLLDTTTCSQSNTFGWADLTPLGEFTAAASNGNCGAVYHVPVEY, translated from the coding sequence ATGCGTGTTGCTGGCTTTATTTCTCTTCTCGCTGTGCTTCTTGCGCGTGTTGAGGCTGCGCCAAAGGCCTTGAAGCCTCATGAGCGCCATACTCAACACCACACTTCGACAGCAGTGTCTCACCAAACCAAGTTGGGCCAGTCCGCGCACAAAGGACCCGTTCCTACCGTGACCGTGGAGCGTTCAAAGACTATCTTCCGTACAGTGACTGTGTCTACGACAGTTCACTCCACCACAACCAAGAAACTCAAGCCCATGACTGTGACCGACACGGCGTTCACAACATCTACTGCCTATGTCACTGCTTCAGCCAATACCGATGTTGTCACAGACACTTGGACCGAGTTTGACACCGCCACTGTGACGGTGACCCCGGCTCCTATCTCTGTCACTGTCGGGTCAGACACtacgaccacgaccacgacgacATCGACAATCGCTACTGCGGATGGCTTCATTCCGATTGTTTCTAGTCTTCCTACGGCCCTTCCAATGCAAGAACAAAGACGGGGGCTCGAAAAACGGTCAAATGCTGTTAGCATCAAAGACATGCGGCATCCGCAGTCTGTGACGTGTATCAAGGAGGTTATCGTGGAGATCATTATcatcgagatcttcatcggTGCTCCCATCACCAAGACAGTGTGCGCCCCGAGAGTCACCACCCACAAAACAAGCGCCGTCACCACTACTTCGACCATCATCCCCGCAGATGTCTTGACAACGGACTGTGAAATAGTCACATGTACCATCACTTCTGCAACGACCCTCCCACCGACAACACAGACGGTTACAACGCCCGTAATTGTCACAGAGTCAAGCACAACCTCCGCCTTTGCCGCCTGCGCCACCAACAACATCGCCGGCGCGCCTCTATCTCCGGACTTTGGCGATTTAACAAGTCTATATATCGATGGACTTTCATGGCTTCCGGGTACTACGTTAACCAATAACGGTGCGACCACTCCGTATGATTGCTGCGCTTCCTGTATACAAGATGACTCTTGCGCATTCAGTTATTTCGAAATCCAAGGCTCATCCTGCCTTCTGCTTGACACGACGACGTGCTCGCAGTCCAATACTTTTGGGTGGGCAGATCTGACTCCGTTAGGCGAGTTTACTGCTGCAGCGTCAAACGGCAACTGTGGAGCGGTTTATCATGTTCCGGTAGAATACTAA
- a CDS encoding uncharacterized protein (ID:PFLUO_008286-T1.cds;~source:funannotate), which produces MAGLKESLAGPGYVILNTIRVLNIVVFIDLIAACIVMLVKINMLNSFFFFQAVTHAVVALISIFLIISELPIFRGYFDRNWPLFGQEAGFLTLAATMMILGMATLGNLNTAAMSQKNLGLAFWRIVISSGVLAMIMSIVNIVSTFVFTDRKLGVSARHVRAYGAVAPQKVVSRASSHRSFQLSGKREDTLPSYDQSRFKRTTRRLTARFPLKISSPLGHLTVNNANNNDAASSKYSRDSSGVAVPDLTHHPAMYSNHV; this is translated from the exons ATGGCAGGTCTCAAAGAATCCTTGGCTGGTCCAGGATACGTGATCCTGAACACCATTCGCGTGCTCAACATCGTCGTTTTCATCGACTTGATCGCTGCCTGCATCGTCATGCTGGTCAAGATCAACATGTTGaacagcttcttcttcttccaagcCGTCACTCATGCCGTGGTCGCCCTCATTAGCA TCTTTCTGATCATCTCTGAGCTCCCCATCTTCCGGGGTTACTTCGATCGCAACTGGCCCTTGTTCGGCCAGGAAGCGGGCTTCCTCACTCTGGCAGCTACCATGATGATCCTCGGAATGGCCACTCTGGGCAACTTGAACACCGCAGCAATGAGCCAGAAGAACCTGGGTCTGGCATTCTGGCGGATCGTCATTTCCTCCGGCGTCCTAGCCATGATCATGAGCATTGTGAACATCGTCTCT ACATTCGTTTTCACAGATCGCAAACTCGGAGTCAGCGCCCGCCACGTCCGAGCCTACGGCGCCGTCGCGCCACAAAAGGTAGTCAGTcgcgccagcagccaccgcTCATTCCAGCTGAGCGGAAAGCGCGAAGACACCCTGCCTTCCTACGACCAGTCGCGCTTCAAGCGCACCACGCGCCGTCTGACGGCCCGGTTTCCATTgaagatctcctcgccgctgggGCACCTCACTGTCAACAACGCCAACAATAACGATGCCGCTTCGTCCAAATACTCGCGTGACTCGTCCGGTGTTGCTGTGCCGGATCTGACGCATCATCCGGCTATGTATTCAAATCATGTGTAG
- a CDS encoding uncharacterized protein (ID:PFLUO_008282-T1.cds;~source:funannotate) has translation MARSFADDDAIPNDWRTRQPGSAIWIIVAIFRSFLEAFFYSIYYIPSSLRQSPTWTYRQACMTRLFERVFHIITEIGFTQSLSLEPEKLGDRWVTIDPAPASAYCGDFTSDTIKPETVGGTWYPKLPLKQSLLEEQGLVVLAFHSGSLLWLTGRPEDSEPTATLLNNSLGNNTCSFWLQYRLAGGNNPTPYPGAMQDALTAYIYLTKEMGISPSRIVLAGDSTGSTIAVALLRYLASIKEVQGHELAVLPPPKACLLFSPSVEYCFEGDPEAVSANRNIKTDYVEPRMMAWGARAIAPPGIVRLDDPYISPALHPFATPVPIFVQAGGAEVLSDSIRGFANAMRAVPGNSVEHFEVPDVPHDVYVAGTLLGWPKEQEEIHEAAARFVLQ, from the coding sequence ATGGCGCGCTCTTTTGCAGATGACGATGCAATACCCAACGACTGGCGGACTCGACAGCCAGGGTCTGCCATATGGATCATCGTCGCTATCTTTCGAAGCTTTTTGGAGGCCTTCTTCTATAGTATCTACTACATTCCGAGCTCTTTGCGCCAGAGTCCAACGTGGACCTATCGTCAGGCCTGCATGACACGGCTCTTTGAGAGAGTCTTTCATATTATAACTGAAATCGGTTTCACGCAATCTTTGAGCTTGGAACCGGAAAAACTTGGTGATCGATGGGTGACCATCgacccagcgccagcatcTGCGTATTGCGGTGACTTCACGAGTGACACTATCAAGCCAGAGACGGTCGGCGGCACCTGGTATCCGAAGCTACCATTAAAGCAGTCGCTACTAGAAGAACAAGGCCTAGTAGTTTTGGCCTTCCATTCCGGCTCGCTCCTGTGGCTGACTGGACGGCCCGAGGATTCGGAACCCACGGCAACCCTACTGAACAACAGCCTGGGCAACAACACTTGCTCGTTTTGGCTGCAGTACCGTCTCGCCGGTGGCAATAACCCAACACCGTATCCTGGGGCCATGCAAGACGCGTTGACAGCATACATCTACCTCACCAAAGAAATGGGAATCTCCCCATCGCGCATCGTCCTCGCAGGCGACTCCACAGGCTCGACTATTGCAGTGGCACTTCTGCGCTATCTTGCCTCCATAAAGGAGGTGCAAGGCCATGAACTCGCCGTACTTCCACCTCCGAAGGCATGTCTTCTGTTTTCGCCCTCGGTAGAGTACTGCTTCGAAGGTGATCCTGAGGCCGTCAGTGCAAATAGGAATATCAAGACCGATTACGTCGAGCCGCGTATGATGGCATGGGGTGCAAGGGCTATTGCCCCCCCTGGGATCGTGCGACTGGATGATCCGTATATCTCTCCAGCTCTGCATCCATTTGCAACCCCGGTTCCAATTTTCGTTCAGGCGGGAGGCGCGGAGGTTCTCTCTGACAGTATTCGTGGATTTGCCAACGCGATGAGAGCTGTCCCGGGCAATTCAGTCGAACATTTCGAAGTTCCAGATGTGCCGCATGATGTTTATGTTGCGGGTACTCTACTTGGGTGGCCgaaggagcaggaagagatTCATGAGGCTGCGGCGAGATTTGTTCTACAATAG
- a CDS encoding uncharacterized protein (ID:PFLUO_008287-T1.cds;~source:funannotate) yields MATYGEVEPGNFFISVRSPEEGTAATIYDSDGEMIWQGPHKKTMDFKMQRLFDQDVITYWAGQTGVLGYGYGSVHILDTSYNEIYTVTLNDKFVTPDGMARDSYIDVHEHLITPDNTIIVSAINITQTDMGHGKDGHPDTWIIDCLFYEIDIKTNEILFTWSALDHRDYLPLKDSKNSKGKMGGSQQTPWDAYHMNSVEWANGGYVVSIRYWWSAFYINRNGTMRWQLSGGGPGEGTIENDAHFAWQHDIRIHNETEKSVVVTLFDNHARSLGIRSKAESNGMAIDVDLVKMKSTMFRRVNTAMADPVQSRTQGSFQLLSYNTTGHVFLGYGSMCKFKEYDGDGKVVQTGQFGSVGHAQSFRLLKYPWRAIPHWKPTVIVQQGSKFTTDLFVYMSWNGATEHDNWQIYSIPHVNSTIEDAKLLASTPRYGFETHVDLRSVEGHYIIVEARQGNNVLGTSDGVVVPQSGQGELR; encoded by the exons ATGGCCACCTATGGGGAAGTCGAACCAGGGAATTTCTTCATCAGTGTTCGAAGCCCGGAGGAAGGCACAGCGGCGACGATCTATGATTCGGACGGTGAAATGATTTGGCAAGGCCCTCACAAAAAGACCATGGACTTTAAAATGCAGAGACTATTTGACCAGGATGTGATCACCTACTGGGCTGGTCAAACGGGGGTACTCGGCTACGGTTATGGCTCTGTTCATATTCTTGACACCTCGTACAACGAGATCTATACCGTCACACTAAACGACAAATTCGTCACACCTGACGGCATGGCCCGAGATTCCTACATCGACGTCCATGAGCACCTAATCACCCCAGATAATACCATCATTGTCTCCGCAATCAACATTACTCAGACCGATATGGGTCATGGGAAGGATGGCCACCCGGATACGTGGATTATCGACTGTCTCTTTTACGAAATCGACATTAAAACAAACGAGATTCTATTCACGTGGAGCGCCTTGGACCATCGCGACTACCTCCCGCTCAAGGACTCCAAAAATTCCAAGGGTAAAATGGGAGGCTCTCAACAAACGCCGTGGGATGCCTACCATATGAACTCGGTCGAATGGGCGAACGGAGGATACGTGGTTTCGATCCGATATTGGTGGTCTGCATTCTATATCAATAGGAACGGCACGATGCGCTGGCAACTTTCA GGTGGCGGTCCCGGAGAAGGCACGATTGAAAATGATGCGCACTTCGCCTGGCAGCATGATATCCGAATCCACAATGAAACAGAAAAAAGTGTAGTGGTGACGCTATTTGACAATCATGCTAGATCCTTAGGAATACGAAGCAAGGCCGAGTCCAACGGGATGGCTATCGACGTGGACCTCGTCAAGATGAAAAGCACCATGTTTCGTCGCGTGAATACGGCCATGGCCGATCCCGTCCAGTCTCGGACGCAAGGGAGTTTCCAACTGCTCAGTTATAATACGACTGGCCACGTATTCCTGGGGTACGGGTCGATGTGCAAGTTCAAGGAATATGACGGGGACGGGAAAGTGGTCCAAACTGGCCAGTTTGGTTCTGTTGGCCATGCGCAGTCCTTCCGTCTCCTCAAGTACCCCTGGAGGGCCATTCCGCACTGGAAGCCTACGGTCATTGTGCAACAAGGCTCAAAATTCACTACCGACCTGTTTGTGTACATGAGTTGGAATGGCGCGACCGAGCACGACAACTGGCAGATCTACAGCATCCCCCACGTCAACTCTACGATCGAGGATGCGAAACTGCTCGCCAGTACTCCCCGTTATGGGTTTGAGACCCACGTGGACTTGCGCAGTGTCGAAGGCCATTACATCATAGTCGAAGCTCGACAGGGGAACAACGTCCTCGGCACATCTGATGGTGTAGTCGTTCCGCAGAGCGGGCAGGGGGAGCTTCGTTAA